Proteins found in one Oncorhynchus keta strain PuntledgeMale-10-30-2019 chromosome 2, Oket_V2, whole genome shotgun sequence genomic segment:
- the LOC118359174 gene encoding ras association domain-containing protein 10-like — MMESKESKISVWVCREEKLVSGLSKRTTCADVVNVLLEDQNLQQCVSVAMLSGSPQSYCIVEKWRGSERILPNKTKILRLWGAWGEEQENVRFVLVKNEASLANHGPRSAEARVVLSKESPCIYKGTARATMGFSPEKQRRIVRKAFRKLDKINKKRAQTVSKDAPTGEKMETLVHLVISQDHTIRQQIQRIKELDKEIEMYEAKVHFDRMKMHGINYVQDTYLVGAHSDGLSKQEGEKPCSAEAVAQFEEYAQRCEEVLRLQDELAEHEALMDSITVEIQEELNQRWMKRRQEELSSKEMKPSAGETAMWVSTAHATHTDTLALEADTSFDNDLLLEEERIKTQLDTSLYIGLRLNTDLEAIRNDLNVTQDIWGAKEKEIRDLLEKVNSLYIEDDETPSEDNDCNSVVSEAAMMRPLETKSEWVEQARGLSKTCNANDDDSDTGLSSMHSQDSDNPPVCESLV; from the coding sequence ATGATGGAGTCCAAGGAAAGTAAGATATCTGTGTGGGTTTGCCGAGAGGAGAAGCTTGTCTCCGGACTGTCAAAGCGCACCACCTGTGCAGATGTGGTCAATGTGCTCCTAGAGGATCAAAACTTGCAACAATGTGTCTCTGTAGCCATGCTCTCGGGATCACCCCAGTCCTATTGCATCGTAGAAAAATGGAGGGGATCTGAGAGAATTTTGCCCAATAAAACGAAAATCCTTCGACTTTGGGGCGCGtggggagaggagcaggagaacgTTCGGTTTGTGTTGGTTAAAAATGAGGCTTCTTTGGCTAACCATGGACCCCGGAGCGCAGAGGCCCGTGTGGTGCTCAGCAAGGAGAGCCCGTGCATTTACAAGGGGACAGCAAGAGCCACCATGGGCTTTTCACCCGAGAAACAACGTCGGATTGTCAGGAAAGCTTTCAGAAAGttggataaaataaataaaaagagggCGCAAACCGTGTCCAAGGATGCGCCCACTGGGGAGAAAATGGAAACTTTGGTTCACCTGGTCATATCCCAGGACCACACAATCCGCCAACAGATCCAGAGAATTAAAGAACTGGACAAAGAGATAGAAATGTATGAAGCTAAAGTTCATTTTGACAGAATGAAAATGCATGGGATCAATTACGTGCAGGACACATACTTAGTGGGTGCGCATTCTGACGGGCTCTCCAAGCAGGAGGGCGAGAAGCCGTGCTCGGCGGAGGCTGTTGCCCAGTTTGAGGAGTATGCCCAACGGTGTGAGGAGGTGCTTCGACTTCAGGATGAATTGGCTGAGCACGAAGCGCTCATGGACAGTATTACTGTGGAGATCCAAGAGGAACTGAATCAGAGGTGGATGAAGCGAAGGCAAGAGGAGCTGTCAAGTAAAGAGATGAAACCCAGCGCGGGAGAGACCGCTATGTGGGTATCAACAGcccatgcaacacacacagacactttagCCCTCGAGGCTGACACATCATTCGATAACGATTTgcttctggaggaggagaggatcaaaACGCAGCTGGATACTAGTTTATACATTGGACTGCGCTTGAACACGGATTTGGAGGCTATTAGGAATGATTTGAATGTAACCCAGGATATTTGGGGGGCGAAAGAAAAGGAGATACGGGATTTGCTGGAGAAAGTGAACTCATTGTATATAGAGGATGACGAGACACCAAGCGAGGACAATGACTGCAACTCTGTGGTTAGTGAGGCAGCAATGATGCGTCCCCTGGAGACGAAAAGCGAGTGGGTGGAGCAAGCCAGGGGGCTTTCAAAGACTTGCAATGCCAACGATGACGACTCAGACACTGGCCTGAGCTCCATGCACAGTCAGGACTCGGATAACCCGCCTGTGTGCGAGTCATTGGTATAA